In Lolium rigidum isolate FL_2022 chromosome 7, APGP_CSIRO_Lrig_0.1, whole genome shotgun sequence, the DNA window GGAACAAAGGCCATGATAAATATGCATGTGGTGCGCATATCAAATCTAACTCGCGTTATAACTACAGTTGTGGATATTTGCCCGAGAAAATTAGAAAAGAAATAGCATGCAAAACACAGCGCAGAAGTACTGTATGAATGCTAAAGAGAGCTCACAGTGGACAAAGAAGGTTGATATGCAGATCATGGATTTGAACACAACATGGACCCAGCAGATCAGGTGTTACTGGTAATATTTTGCAAATAAGTAGGGTGCCAATAAATTATGCTGATAATATCAGATGCAAAGAACAACTATTTCGCATGTGAAGGAGAAGTGTATAGTAAGAGCAGCAATGCTATTGTCTTATGACTTCATATATAGTGTACACGTTATTTAGAATTTGTAAACCATATATACTATAATGGTAAGCATTTTTCTTGAGGACGGACCTTTACGTATGGAATATGAACATACCGTTTTCAACCATATGCAACTATCAGTGCTCCTAACCAGATTACTGATCATGAAAATGATACCTGATCTTGAAGTCCTAACCAAAGTTAACCACGCAAAAAACACCTATTTCAACTATCTTCGGACGTGCAGTCTGAAATTCGAGGATCAACTAACTGAGCTCAAGAAGATGGGCTTCGCGGTTCTTGGTGACAATGACTCTCCGGTTATGCCTATAATGCTCTACAATCCAGCAAAGATTCCTGCATTTTCTAGGGAGTACCTTAAAACAGAAGGTTAGTGATGGAGTTCCTGTGAAGTGCTATTTCTGTTCGGAATGATGTTTTAGTAATTAGCGATCTATGTTTACTCTTTTCTTATACCCCAGTTTGCTTCACAGCTGAAACCCCATCCAACTGATGTAACGCTGAAATTTCAGGTTGCTGTTGTCACAGTGGCATTCCCTGCACACCTCAGGTACCAGTTTTGCTACTGGTACAAAAGAAGTGAATCTTTCAGGAGTGCACAACAGTCAATCGGCAAGATGTAGTGTACTGTGGCATACTGAAGCCTGCTGCTCAATTAGTGTAGCCAAGTGAAAAAAGTTGGAAGCATCATGTTCTTCCATTGATGAATGACATACTGAAGCCTACTGCCCAATTAGTTGTAGCCAAGTGACAAAATCACAAAAGTTGGAAGCGTCATGTTctttcattgatgaatgatgatcATGGTCTTCACAGCCGCACTAGACACCATCTAAACTAAAAATTACCATTCAGTTGAATTGTGAAGAAGATAGCAGTGCTATTACTGATACTAATTTTCAGAATGTCTAACAAAACTTCCAATTTTCAGCAGGATGTAGTGTATTGTTGCATACTGAAGCCTACTGCACAATTAGTGTAGTCAAGTGACAAAGGTTgagatctcaaaaaaaaagtgaCAAAGGTTGAAAATGTCATGTTTTTCTCATAATGAATATGGTTTTATTTTgtcattttgatgatcttggtcttCTCAGCAGGATTAGACACCATCAAAACTAAGAACCAACCATTCATTTACGTTCTGAGGAATGTCTAACAAAGTGCCAGAAAGTAAGAATAAGCAATCAGTTATTCAAATTACAAACACAGAATGTGTACCTGGGATTTGGACCATGAAAGATCAAGAACATCAGCGGCGTGTCCCAGGAGCGAGCAGACCGGCTTATCTCTGAACCCAAACACGCACTCAGGCACAACCAGATGGTCAGAGCCGACGGACTTCCGGCTGCTCTGCACCCTCGGACGCCTCTTCTTCTCCCCAGAGCTGAGCGACAGCACTCCCACGTCCGGCGAGCCACTTCCCGCAACGGCGACAAACGGGCTGGAGCCGCTGCTCTCCCTCGAAACCGCAGCTTCCCCGACGAGCAGGTCCCCCTTCCTGTCCCCCTCGGAGACCTCCCAGACGTGGATGACGCGGTCCTCGCCGGCGCTGGCGAGGTACCGGCCGTCGAGGCTGAAGTTGATGCACCAGACGGCGCCCGAGTGGGCGGGCAGCTGCTGCGTCATGAACATCCCCGTCAGCTCCTTGCACGCCTTGCCGTACTGCCGCACCCTGACCCTCCCCGCGCCGCGCGATCCGGTCCCGGAGGAGCCGCCGTCGAGGCTGTCGTCGGTGGCGGAGCTGAGGCGCCGGGCTTCCTTATCCTTGTCCTTGGCGTCGGCCCCGCGGCGGGTTCCGCCGTACGCGACGGTGCCGGCCAGGTGCCGGATGCCGCGCAGCCACCCCCTGCGGGGCTTGGAGGCCGGGGCGGACGAggagagggaggcggaggaggagggggtggtggCGCGCCGCATGAGCTCGTGCACGATCGGGGAGCGGCCCAGGCACTGCTCGAACTCCTCGAGGGAGAGTTGGCGCCCGGTGCCGACCTCTCGGATGACCTCCTCGTGCACCTCCCCGAGCTCGAACTCCGTGCCGTCGTCCAGGTTCCGGATCCGGCACTGCTGCTCCCCGGCATTGCTTGGGTTCCGCGCCAGCGGCGGCTTCCCGTGGCCCGCGGATCTGGGCTGCTCCGGGGGCTCCGCCGCGGGCGGGGAAGCAGGGTCCTCGGTGGCGGGCGGTGGCGGGGAAGGGGAGCGGCGGGGCGGGGAGAGagggatggaggaggaggggcgggggGAGTGGGGCTGCAGGGAGCCTGAGGGGGAGAGGCCGAGGCGGTTGAGCAGGACCTTGCGGCGCTCGTGGACGGAGGTGGGCTCGGAGATCCAGACGTCGTAGGCGGCGGCCGAGGACGACGGCGGTTGGTTGCTGGGGTGGTGGTGCTGGCcgcggctccggcggcggcggtggagcgggtcggcgtcgtcgtcggaggcggaggcggaggtggaggagcaggaggaggagaggatccGGTCCAGCGACTcgtggaactcgtcctccgtgtccGCCGCCGGATCCAGCGTCGCCGCCACCGGCATTGCGCCTCACCGCGGGCCGGAGAAGAGGGAGGAGCTCCGTCCACGCCGAAAGCGCCGCGCTTTTAAACCGGGCCGCGTTGGTTCTTGCGCCGGTGCTGTCAGGCCTGCGTGCTGGGCTCGTCGTCGGCCAGCTGGAGGTGGGGAAgtgggaaggaggaggagcactGCGCCATTTGTTGGAGCTGCGTTTTGTATTGCTTGGGGTCTGGGGAGGAGAGCGGCGCTGGCTGCCGGTGCTGGGGCGGCTGCGACCGGACTGAACTGGACCCTGGATGGAGGTCGGGCGGACCCGTGCAGGGCGCAGGCAGCCACCATTTCACCAACAAATCAGCAACAAACCAACCAACCGCTTTGGAGGGAGGAGCGTGATCCGTCCCTGCTATCCGGGAACCGTATCATGCGTCTCACTATGACCGGTGGGGCCTgttgaagcaaatccaaatcatcagCTGCACAACCGTGATGAAATGTTGGAAAATGCTCTCCTAGTAGAGTAATAATTTATATTTGGCGCCACTAATtctcggttgtaacttttttttaaACATAAAATATTTTATCCAACTTAAGTGCATTTTACAGAGATAAGCGTGAAAGGATCCACGCTACATACAGAAAGGATGTCCCTGCCACGACATTGACCTGCTTCTGACATAAGCATCGAATAGCCAAAGAAGTATTTGAATTCTAAGAGCTAAACGAGCCAGATGATCTGCTTTGAAATTTTTGCACCTATTAACATGAGTTATTTTTTTGCAGCAAAAAGATGGAGAAGCCTGGATTGCTGCAAGATGTGGCCTGTTCTCCTAGTGTTCTGGAGCTTTGGAGCTTTGAATACAGTTGGAGATGCTGCCGCCGATGCTAACACTGAATTGTCAAGTGTAATAGAAAGGAGCTGTGTTTTGTATTGCTGGAGTCTGGGGAGGAGAGCGGCGCTGGCTGCCGGTGCTGGGGTGGCTGCGACCGGACTGGACGGGACCCTGGATGGAGGTCGGGCCGACCCTGGATGGAGGCAGCAAGTCAGCCACCATTCCACCAACAAATCAGCAACAACCCAACCAACCGCTTTGGATTTGGGAGAGGAGCGTGATCCGTCCCTGCTATCCGGGAACCGTATCCTGCGTCTCACTATGACCGGTGGGGGCTTGTTGAAGCAAATACAAATAATAACCTGCACAATCATGATGAAATGTTCGGAAATGCTGCTAGTAATTTATCTTTGCAGGTGAATAATTCTCGGTACGTAATTTAGTTCTCAGTCAAATGATGTCATCGAGAAGCTAAAATACTACTAACTTGGTCCCATAGAATGTGTCGGAAtcttatctaaatttaaatgtatctaagcACTTAataatttaaacaaacttcagacATGTTTTATAAGATGGAGGAAGTAACACAGGCAGCTAGCAGTTTGGACCTAACCTAATCGTTTGGTCTGACCGGTGAGGCCATGGGCAACTTTTTTCTTTCGACAATTCCGGTAATTCTTAAATACCTCAAAAACCTAGAAGTAAATAGAGGGAAAATAAccaaaaaaacaacaaaaattatTTTTTGTAAAAAGTATTGTATCTGAGAAGATTGTGGTCTTTGATAAATTTTAAGGGTTATTACTTTAGCTAAAATAATATTGGAAAATCATTTTCTAAAAATACTATGTGATGGCCGATGGAACCATGGCATGTGTTGTGATGGTAGAGGTTCCATTGCAACTAGGAATACATCAGATAGgactaccaaccaatatagtttaGTGACTCTTGCATCGTATATTACGTGTTAACCATGATATGTACAATAGACCTCTTATTTCTCTTACAAACCCGCCTCCGTAGGGGCTTCAAGCGAGCGCGTTTCGATGTCAACGAAGGTACGCCCAATTAGGGATTGAATTCTCTTAGAATTCAATCAAAAGAGCATAACGTCTTAGCTAAATGTCTGACATAGCGTCTGATCCCGGTGAATTGGGTTAGTTAACCGCACCCTTTGGTGAAGAAGGGGGTATTCCTAGGCACTAGTTATTTTCTTATGTGTAGACTTCGACCTTACAAAGTATGAGTCCGTGCCTTCCTAAGTTGGTCCTTAATTTCCAATGAAGTTTTGATTTTCTCGAGGGACGTAGCAAACTGTTTGGTTTATACCAATGTCAACCAAATCAGCTCAAGGATTGGATATCCATATAGCTAAATtaaccaaacaaaaaaaaattgtaaatGAAGTGAGTCCAAGTTAAAAACTAAGATTGGTCTTTTTTATTTTCCATATGGGTTGCCCGGGACTCGAACCCGGAACTAGTCGGATGGAGTAGATAATTGGTCCTTGTTACAATAGAGAAAAACCCCTCCCCAAATCGTGCTTGCATTTTTCATTGCACACGACTTTCCCTATGTAGAAATAGCCTATTTCTATTTCAAAGAGGAAGTTCTACTAatttttgagttttttttattttttattcgtAAATTAGTAAGTGGATCAGCGTCGAGGAACATGTGCTAGGGTGTATGTGCGACTCGTTCAGATCATGActtcaaacaaataaaaaaaatttgGAAGTATCCATGATTACTACCAATGAATAGGATATAGCTTTTCTATCCTGAATTTCTATGGTATATGGAATTTCTGGTTTCGTCACCTATATCATCTTCCTTTCGCATATCAACGGATGTCTAGGTAGGATGTCTAGGTATGGTTGAGGTACCCGCGGTAGTTAACCAGTGTAGTTGGGAGACATGCCATCTTGCGAGATGAGTAGCCATAGTTGTCCATGATGGATTGTAGGAGACCATTGTGGGTGAAGCACCGAGAGTGGAACTACAAAAGAGTGGATATATGGGGGGCCCATACAAATAAATTATGGACAAGTAAGTGTACCCTCTTGGTATCAAAGATTACAATCTATTATGTGACACGTAGTGCACCTTTTCAGAGTGTGTTGAATCGTAGGCGGCGGCCGAGGAGGACGGCGGTTGGTTGCtggggtggtggtgctggtggccgcggctccggcggcggcggtggagcgggtcggcgtcgtcgtcggaggcggaggtggaggagcaggaggaggagaggatccGGTCCAGCGACTcgtggaactcgtcctccgtgtccGCCGCCGGATCCAGCGTCGCCGCCACCGGCATTGCCGCTCACCGCGGGGGGCCGGAGAAGAGGCAGGACTAGCCCCCTCCACGCCGAAAGCTCCGCGCTTTTAAACCTCGGCGTTGGTTGCTGGGTTCTTGCGCCGGTGCTGTCAGGCCTGCGTGCTGGGCTCGTCGTCGGCcagctggaggtggaggtgggagagtgggaaggaggaggagcactGCGCCATTTGTTGGAGCTGTGTTTTGTATTGCTTGGGGAGGAGAGCGGCGCTGGCTGCCGGTTCTGGGGTGGCTGCGACCGAACTGGACGGACCCTGGATGGATGGAGGTCGGGCCGACCCTGGATGGAGGCAGCAAGTCGCCACCAACAAATCAGCAACAAACCAACCAACCGCTTTGGAGGGAGGAGCGTGATACGTCCCTGCTATCCGGGAAGCGTATCCTGCGTCTCACTATGACCGGTGGGGGCTTGTTGAAGCAAATACAAATAATAACCTGCACAATCATGATGAAATGTTCGGAAATGCTGCTAGTAATTTATCTTTGCAGTGAATAATTCTCGGTACGTAATTTAGTTCTCAGTCAAATGATGTCATCGAGAAGCTAAAATACTACTAACTTGGTCCCATAGAATGTGTCGGAAtcttatctaaatttaaatgtatctaagcACTTAataatttaaacaaacttcagacATGTTTTATAAGATGGAGGAAGTAACACAGGCAGCTAGCAGTTTGGACCTAACCTAATCGTTTGGTCTGACCGGTGAGGCCATGGGCAACTTTTTCTTTTCGACAATTCCGGTAATTCTTAAATACCTCAAAAACCTAGAAGTAAATAGAGGGAAAATAAccaaaaaacaacaaaaattatTTTTTGTAAAAAGTATTGTATCTGAGAAGATTGTGGTCTTTGATAAATTTTAAGGGTTATTACTTTAGCTAAAATAATATTGGAAAATCATTTTCTAAAAATACTATGTGATGGCCGATGGAACCATGGCATGTGTTGTGATGGTAGAGGTTCCATTGCAACTAGGAATACATCAGATAGgactaccaaccaatatagtttaGTGACTCTTGCATCGTATATTACGTGTTAACCATGATATGTACAATAGACCTCTTATTTCTCTTACAAACCCGCCTCCGTAGGGGCTTCAAGCGAGCGCGTTTCGATGTCAACGAAGGTACGCCCAATTAGGGATTGAATTCTCTTAGAATTCAATCAAAAGAGCATAACGTCTTAGCTAAATGTCTGACATAGCGTCTGATCCCGGTGAATTGGGTTAGTTAACCGCACCCTTTGGTGAAGAAGGGGTATTCCTAGGCACTAGTTATTTTCTTATGTGTAGACTTCGACCTTACAAAGTATGAGTCCGTGCCTTCCTAAGTTGGTCCTTAATTTCCAATGAAGTTTTGATTTTCTCGAGGGACGTAGCAAACTGTTTGGTTTATACCAATGTCAACCAAATCAGCTCAAGGATTGGATATCCATATAGCTAAATtaaccaaacaaaaaaaaattgtaaatGAAGTGAGTCCAAGTTAAAAACTAAGATTGGTCTTTTTTATTTTCCATATGGGTTGCCCGGGACTCGAACCCGGAACTAGTCGGATGGAGTAGATAATTGGTCCTTGTTACAATAGAGAAAAACCCCTCCCCAAATCGTGCTTGCATTTTTCATTGCACACGACTTTCCCTATGTAGAAATAGCCTATTTCTATTCCAAAGAGGAAGTTCTActaattttttagttttttattttttattcgtAAATTAGTAAGTGGATCAGCGTCGAGGAACATGTGCTAGGGTGTATGTGCGACTCGTTCAGATCATGActtcaaacaaataaaaaaaatttgGAAGTATCCATGATTACTACCAATGAATAGGATATAGCTTTTCTATCCTGAATTTCTATGGTATATGGAATTTCTGGGTAAGTCACCTATATCATCTTCCTTTCGCATATCAACGGATGTCTAGGTAGGATGTCTAGGATGTCTAGGTATGGTTGAGGTACCCGCGGTAGTTAACCAGTGTAGTTGGGAGACATGCCATCTTGCGAGATGAGTAGCCATAGTTGTCCATGATGGATTGTAGGAGACCATTGTGGGTGAAGCACCGAGAGTGGAACTACAAAAGAGTGGATATATGGGGGGCCCATACAAATAAATTATGGACAAGTAAGTGCACCCTCTTGGTATCAAAGATTACAATCTATTATGTGACACGTAGTGCACCTTTTCAGAGTGTGTTGAATCGTAGGCGGCGGCCGAGGAGGACGGCGGTTGGTTGCtggggtggtggtgctggtggccgcggctccggcggcggcggtggagcgggtcggcgtcgtcgtcggaggcggaggcggaggtggaggagcaggaggaggagaggatccGGTCCAGCGACTcgtggaactcgtcctccgtgtccGCCGCCGGATCCAGCGTCGCCGCCACCGGCATTGCCGCTCACCGCGGGGGGCCGGAGAAGAGGCAGGACTAGCCCCCTCCACGCCGAAAGCTCCGCGCTTTTAAACCTCGGCGTTGGTTGCTGGGTTCTTGCGCCGGTGCTGTCAGGCCTGCGTGCTGGGCTCGTCGTCGGCcagctggaggtggaggtgggagagtgggaaggaggaggagcactGCGCCATTTGTTGGAGCTGTGTTTTGTATTGCTTGGGGAGGAGAGCGGCGCTGGCTGCCGGTTCTGGGGTGGCTGCGACCGAACTGGACGGACCCTGGATGGATGGAGGTCGGGCCGACCCTCGGATGGAGGCAGCAAGTCGCCACCAACAAATCAGCAACAAACCAACCAACCGCTTTGGAGGGAGGAGCGTGATACGTCCCTGCTATCCGGGAAGCGTATCCTGCGTCTCACTATGACCGGCGGGGGCTgttgaagcaaatccaaatcatcaaCTGCACAATCATGATGAAATGTTGCAAAATGCTGCTAGTAATTTATCTTTAGCATCACTAATTGTCAGTCGTAACTTAGTTCTCAGTCAAGTGATGTCATCGAGACCTAGTCGGAAACTCAAAGATGGCACTACTTCCTCCGTAGAATGTGTCGAAagcttgtctaaatttgaatgtatctaaccACTAAACAATGTCTCGATATGttcgaatttagataaactttcGACATGTTCCTTTaggcggagggagtactacatagCTAACACTGGCAGCTAGCAGTCTGGATGTAACCTAGTCGTTTGGTCTAACCGGTGAGGCCAGGGGCAATTTTGTCTTTCGACGATTCTGTTCATTCTTAAATACCTCAAAACCCTAGAAGTAAATAGACGGAAAATACCCAAAAATACATCAAAAATTGTTTTTTAAACATGGAACCACGTCATGTGTTGTGATGGTAGAGGTTCCATTACAACTAGAATACATTCACATAGGATTAACATCCAATATAGTCTAGTGATTCTTGTACCGTACATTACATGTTAACCATGATATGTACAATGGCTTCGGGTAAGTCACCTATATCATCTTCCTTTTGCATATCAATGGATGTCTAGGCATGGCTGGTGTACCCGCTGTAATTGACTAGTGTAGTTGGGAGACATGTCATCTTGCGAGATGATTAGCCATAGTGTCCATGATGGGGAGACCACTGTCGGTGAAGCAACGAGAGTGGAACTACAAAAGAGTGGATATACGGGGTCGTGGAGAAGGAcgatgattggcttggatcttatattaGGCCCCGTACAAATAAAGTATGGCACCCTATTGGTATCAAAGATTAGAATCTATTATGTGAAACGTAGTGCACCTCTtcagagtgtattgaattgtggcaTGTCACTCCCTATTTTAGGAAAGGggctccgtgaagttctagtcaacctataAAATAAGCCTTTTGAAGATTTTTTACGAAAACCTACATTAGCCTATGAATCTTTGGTCCACGACCGTAGATAGTGCATCAAACATCGATTTTTGATTTAACTTGTCGAGTACGCTTGTACTCATCCTTTTATTCTATACCCTTGCTAGTCTTTGATGACCATGGCACTGATGACCCTGAAGGCAGCGACGACGTCTACTACAAGGAGTTTGGCCTCTTGGGATGAGCTAAAGCAGTAGATCATGGCATAGTATATGAGTCGGCAAGGACGAGTCAGAGCAGTATAGTGACCCGAGTAGAAGTAGATGAGCCAAGAATCGTAGAACTTTACATAATGTAAGTTGTCGAGCTCTAATGGTACTTAGTCGACTACTTCCGTTTATTTTTAAGTTACGTCAAGTTGGAGCCGAGTCTCAGGGATATCCTCAGTGGAACGATGATGATATCTCAGTCTTTGTACACCTTtgtcttgtaataataagtgtttGCCATTTGGATCCAGAATATTTCTGCTGCAATACTCTAAAGGTTACAATACTTGTGAAATGTTACTTTCAtaagtgttatgtcaacgacttgcgtactacaacatgcagtgataTGCTGGGTCATCGCAAAGTCTCGCGGTTGAAGCCATGCGGCCAAGCCACGCACCACCTCCGATGGCCTCGACCGTCAAGGCATCAACATGGGCTCCATCTGCCACACCAACAACTGAACGAGCCTGACCGTTTAAAATTAGAATGACATATCATCCCCTCTCAAGACCACATGCTCATGTCGCATAGCCGAGAACCGACACTTGTTCGTCGCGGTGATGACATGGGCATTGGTAGGGTGAT includes these proteins:
- the LOC124671071 gene encoding WD repeat-containing protein 44-like is translated as MPVAATLDPAADTEDEFHESLDRILSSSCSSTSASDDDAPPVIVRRMIRFPDSRDGSRSSLQSGAMPVAATLDPAADTEDEFHESLDRILSSSCSSTSASASDDDADPLHRRRRSRGQHHHPSNQPPSSSAAAYDVWISEPTSVHERRKVLLNRLGLSPSGSLQPHSPRPSSSIPLSPPRRSPSPPPPATEDPASPPAAEPPEQPRSAGHGKPPLARNPSNAGEQQCRIRNLDDGTEFELGEVHEEVIREVGTGRQLSLEEFEQCLGRSPIVHELMRRATTPSSSASLSSSAPASKPRRGWLRGIRHLAGTVAYGGTRRGADAKDKDKEARRLSSATDDSLDGGSSGTGSRGAGRVRVRQYGKACKELTGMFMTQQLPAHSGAVWCINFSLDGRYLASAGEDRVIHVWEVSEGDRKGDLLVGEAAVSRESSGSSPFVAVAGSGSPDVGVLSLSSGEKKRRPRVQSSRKSVGSDHLVVPECVFGFRDKPVCSLLGHAADVLDLSWSKSQYLLSSSMDKTVRLWDITASTCLKTFSHTDYVTCIQFNPVDDNFFISGSLDEKVRIWNVQDRKIEDWNDLHEMVTAACYSPDGQVAMVGSHKGSCHLFDTTEKKLQYKSQIDLRIRKKKSGQKKITGFQFAPGSSLEVLITSADSRIRVVNGDELVHKFKGFRNTSSQISASVAPNGKYVVCASEDSHVYVWRHDNSSHPSRSRSSVDVTNSYEHFHCQDVTVAITWPGAESRGSFGCRSSRHSDSDGAVNSVPEAPARNDEHEANGTAIRSTETPVCEAGASTSNHAVEAVSPSLSDEQLPSAKSSPGHSSSDLCIGAMDVQRRSAWGLVIVTAGRGGEIRVFQNFGFPVQV